In a genomic window of Gigantopelta aegis isolate Gae_Host chromosome 9, Gae_host_genome, whole genome shotgun sequence:
- the LOC121381194 gene encoding innexin unc-7-like translates to MMGLFAARSWLIGSVDGDWVDRANGFWTVFLLSTCAVGALLVRLITTPIVCWVPAHFTASMTLYVQEKCFLQEHYQQHTSDDILQFNSEFSYHLWIPIILFFQAICFFIPNLVWRCLKNPISIDTGSVLSTLEKTKLSITSGSMTTLYHRVALLISNVLRKNNFLLAFLYLGTKILYCVNLLGQFVFLLIYFRQELAIKAGKKAGVDISRYMNPLLLKMGMCSYDIMNKGKVMAYVSQCVLPITETYEKLFVFLWYWVLFLLVITIINLILWSAFLFIPFLRNRKLSIYLRAFSTNSHSNDDESNYHRFISNSLGISGVFMLHSIGNSNEMVAAELTGHLFEEFNQRQPQVIPSGSQVQPEKEEIRETPLETFTISETPYAN, encoded by the coding sequence ATGATGGGTTTGTTTGCTGCAAGGTCTTGGCTTATCGGATCCGTGGACGGGGACTGGGTGGATCGTGCTAACGGGTTCTGGACCGTGTTCTTGTTGTCCACGTGTGCAGTTGGTGCGTTGTTGGTGCGACTTATTACTACCCCAATAGTCTGCTGGGTTCCAGCTCATTTCACAGCGTCCATGACACTCTATGTACAAGAGAAGTGCTTTTTACAAGAACATTATCAACAACATACCTCAGACGACATTCTTCAATTCAACTCAGAATTTTCTTACCATTTGTGGATTCCAATAATTCTGTTCTTCCAAGCCATTTGCTTCTTTATTCCAAACCTTGTCTGGAGATGTTTGAAGAATCCTATAAGCATTGACACTGGAAGTGTTCTGTCTACTTTAGAAAAGACAAAACTGAGTATAACCTCGGGATCGATGACAACCTTATACCACCGCGTAGCTTTGCTGATTTCTAACGTACTTcgaaaaaataactttttattaGCTTTTCTGTATCTCGGAACTAAAATCTTGTATTGCGTCAACTTGTTAGgacagtttgtttttcttttaatctaTTTTAGACAGGAGCTTGCAATCAAGGCGGGCAAAAAGGCTGGAGTTGATATTTCTCGATATATGAATCCGTTACTTCTGAAGATGGGAATGTGCTCGTATGACATCATGAACAAGGGTAAGGTCATGGCGTATGTTTCCCAGTGTGTGCTGCCAATAACGGAGACCTACGAGAAGCTGTTTGTGTTCCTGTGGTACTGGGTACTCTTCTTGTTAGTGATCACCATCATCAACCTCATTCTGTGGTCGGCATTTCTCTTTATACCATTTCTCAGGAACAGAAAGCTGTCGATATATTTGCGGGCGTTCAGCACCAACTCCCATAGCAATGACGACGAGAGCAATTATCATAGATTCATAAGCAACTCCCTGGGTATCAGCGGAGTTTTCATGCTGCATTCGATAGGCAACTCGAATGAAATGGTTGCTGCTGAATTGACGGGTCATTTGTTTGAAGAATTCAATCAAAGACAACCTCAAGTGATTCCCTCTGGGTCTCAGGTACAgccagaaaaagaagaaattcgTGAAACACCACTGGAAACATTTACTATTTCTGAAACGCCATATGCcaattaa